In the genome of Hyphobacterium sp. CCMP332, one region contains:
- a CDS encoding aspartate-semialdehyde dehydrogenase, which translates to MRLALIGATGLVGEEMLRVLEQRNFPIDMIIPVGSERSQGKRIIYAGKEVEVLGISKALYLKPQIALFSAGSEPSKEWAPKFAAEGCFVIDNSSAWRYDEDKPLIVPEVNGNVLKESDKIIANPNCSTIQLVMVLKSLDVAFSLERVIVSTYQSVTGTGKAAVDQLNAERQGNFEHKTYPYQIDLNIIPQIDEFLDNGYSKEEMKVVWESRKILGRPKLNVTCTAVRIPVMGGHSESVNIEFKNAFEMDKIKSIIESVPGVLVIDDPKNSRYPMPLYAQGKDEVYVGRIRKDESKDKCLNLWIVSDNLRKGAATNAVQIAEMLIKNNWIKNAS; encoded by the coding sequence ATGAGATTGGCATTGATTGGAGCAACCGGTTTGGTGGGTGAAGAAATGCTCCGCGTACTGGAACAAAGAAATTTTCCTATAGATATGATTATTCCCGTGGGCTCGGAAAGGTCCCAGGGAAAAAGAATTATTTATGCCGGAAAAGAGGTTGAGGTACTCGGCATTTCAAAAGCGCTGTATTTAAAGCCACAAATTGCTTTATTTTCTGCAGGATCTGAGCCATCTAAGGAATGGGCACCAAAATTTGCCGCAGAAGGATGTTTTGTCATCGATAATTCATCGGCCTGGCGATACGATGAGGATAAGCCCTTGATTGTTCCTGAGGTGAATGGAAATGTATTAAAGGAATCCGATAAGATTATTGCCAATCCTAATTGCTCAACCATTCAGCTGGTCATGGTTTTAAAATCATTGGATGTTGCATTTTCTCTTGAAAGAGTCATTGTTTCTACCTATCAGTCGGTAACAGGAACAGGAAAAGCAGCCGTGGATCAATTGAATGCTGAGAGACAGGGAAATTTTGAACACAAAACCTATCCTTATCAAATCGATTTGAATATTATTCCACAGATCGATGAATTTCTGGACAATGGCTATAGCAAGGAAGAAATGAAAGTTGTATGGGAGAGTCGAAAGATATTGGGCCGTCCAAAACTCAATGTGACTTGCACTGCCGTTCGTATTCCGGTAATGGGAGGCCATAGCGAATCCGTAAATATTGAATTTAAAAATGCCTTTGAAATGGATAAAATTAAATCAATTATTGAATCCGTTCCGGGAGTCCTAGTAATAGATGATCCAAAAAATAGCCGTTACCCTATGCCTCTTTATGCTCAGGGAAAAGATGAGGTATATGTTGGCCGGATTCGCAAGGATGAGAGCAAGGACAAATGTCTGAATTTGTGGATTGTATCCGATAATTTACGTAAAGGAGCCGCGACCAATGCCGTACAAATTGCTGAGATGCTAATTAAGAATAATTGGATAAAAAATGCTTCCTGA
- a CDS encoding TraR/DksA C4-type zinc finger protein produces MAEEKLRYSDNELIEFEKIILDKLNKAKTELEYIKESLSRKNDESTDNTINNINTLEDSAEALEKENLNQLAGRQVKFIQQLDAALVRIKNKTYGVCVDTGKLIAKERLKAVPHTRHSIEAKLKQD; encoded by the coding sequence ATGGCTGAAGAGAAGCTAAGGTATTCGGACAATGAGTTAATAGAATTTGAAAAAATAATTCTTGATAAACTCAACAAGGCTAAGACCGAATTGGAGTACATAAAAGAGAGTTTGAGCCGAAAAAACGACGAGAGTACCGATAATACGATTAACAACATCAATACGCTTGAAGATAGTGCTGAAGCTCTTGAAAAAGAAAATTTAAATCAATTGGCTGGGCGACAGGTCAAATTTATTCAACAACTTGATGCTGCCCTTGTCAGAATTAAAAACAAAACTTACGGCGTCTGTGTAGATACAGGCAAGCTCATTGCCAAAGAAAGACTCAAAGCTGTCCCGCATACAAGGCATTCAATTGAAGCCAAACTCAAGCAGGATTAA
- a CDS encoding ion transporter, translated as MNWREKLYIIIFEADTPAGKAFDVALLFAIGTSVLLVMLESVSEFESEYRPYLKAAEWMFTVLFTIEYILRIISAHKPLKYMGSFFGVIDLIAVIPTYLAFFIAGTHYFVVIRTLRLLRVFRILKLAKYVGASRIISEALVNSKAKISVFLFAVLNSVIILGTLMYLIEGSESGFTSIPRSIYWAVVTLTTVGYGDIAPSTVIGQFLASIIMILGYAIIAVPTGIVTSELTRSRNFTNVCDNCGTKNDANNNYCSNCGNKLENINKS; from the coding sequence TTGAACTGGAGAGAAAAACTATACATTATAATTTTTGAAGCTGACACACCGGCAGGGAAGGCCTTTGATGTGGCTTTGCTTTTTGCAATTGGTACTAGTGTATTACTTGTTATGCTGGAAAGTGTAAGTGAATTTGAGAGCGAATACAGACCTTATCTCAAAGCAGCAGAATGGATGTTCACCGTTTTATTTACAATCGAGTATATTTTGCGAATTATCAGTGCGCACAAACCGCTTAAATACATGGGCAGTTTTTTTGGCGTCATCGATTTAATTGCTGTGATCCCCACCTATCTGGCATTTTTTATTGCCGGAACACACTATTTCGTAGTGATCAGAACCTTGCGTTTATTGCGTGTATTTAGAATATTAAAGCTGGCAAAATATGTGGGCGCTTCAAGAATTATATCAGAAGCACTGGTCAATAGCAAGGCTAAAATTTCGGTGTTTCTATTTGCAGTTTTAAATTCCGTGATCATTTTAGGTACCCTGATGTATTTGATTGAAGGCTCTGAAAGTGGATTCACAAGTATTCCGAGGAGTATTTATTGGGCGGTCGTTACTCTAACCACTGTGGGTTATGGTGATATCGCACCTTCAACTGTCATTGGTCAATTTTTAGCTTCAATTATCATGATCCTCGGTTATGCCATCATTGCTGTCCCAACAGGAATTGTAACATCAGAATTGACCAGATCGAGAAATTTCACCAATGTCTGCGACAACTGTGGTACAAAAAATGATGCGAATAACAATTATTGCAGCAATTGCGGCAATAAACTTGAAAACATTAACAAGTCTTAA
- a CDS encoding isoaspartyl peptidase/L-asparaginase: protein MKSKIYSRIYTLLILTLVSAGLFAQSQYSESTKKAVLVIHGGAGTILKENMSPEKEAELIETMGNALMKGYKIIKKGKSSEEAIIAAINHLEDDPNFNAGKGAVLNEEGNVELDASIMNGKDLQAGAIAGVHGIKNPINAARAVKDHSKHVLLSGEGAEKFAKTEKLKFEEPEYFITDRVKASWLKAKKNNESSGYLNVPVEDHKFGTVGAVALDKEGNISAGTSTGGMMMKKYGRIGDSPLIGSGTYADNSSAGVSCTGHGEFFIRYVVAYDLVALMKYKGMSINDAADEIIQNKLIKAGGAGGLIALDKDGNFAFSFNTPGMYRGVIFEDATMLIDFYKE from the coding sequence ATGAAATCAAAAATATATAGCAGAATATATACATTATTAATCCTGACGCTTGTTTCAGCTGGTCTTTTTGCCCAAAGCCAGTATTCAGAAAGCACAAAAAAGGCAGTACTTGTTATTCACGGTGGTGCCGGAACAATTTTAAAAGAGAACATGAGTCCCGAAAAAGAAGCGGAATTAATCGAGACTATGGGAAATGCATTAATGAAAGGTTATAAAATTATAAAAAAGGGAAAATCGAGCGAAGAAGCCATAATTGCTGCCATCAATCATTTAGAAGATGATCCAAATTTCAATGCCGGAAAAGGGGCAGTCTTAAACGAAGAGGGCAATGTTGAACTCGATGCTTCCATTATGAATGGAAAAGATCTGCAAGCGGGAGCAATTGCTGGTGTTCATGGCATAAAAAATCCAATTAATGCAGCCAGGGCAGTTAAAGACCATTCCAAACATGTTTTATTGAGTGGGGAAGGTGCAGAAAAATTTGCCAAAACTGAAAAATTGAAATTTGAAGAGCCAGAATACTTTATTACAGACAGAGTTAAGGCCTCGTGGTTAAAAGCCAAAAAAAACAACGAATCCAGCGGTTATCTGAATGTTCCTGTGGAAGATCATAAATTTGGAACCGTGGGTGCCGTAGCTTTGGATAAAGAAGGAAATATATCTGCCGGAACTTCAACGGGTGGAATGATGATGAAAAAGTACGGTCGTATTGGTGATTCACCTCTAATTGGTAGTGGTACTTATGCCGATAATAGCTCGGCAGGTGTATCATGTACCGGTCATGGTGAATTTTTTATACGCTATGTTGTGGCCTATGATCTTGTAGCGCTTATGAAATACAAGGGAATGTCAATAAATGATGCCGCTGATGAAATTATTCAGAACAAATTAATAAAAGCAGGTGGAGCCGGAGGCTTAATTGCACTTGATAAGGATGGCAATTTTGCTTTTTCATTTAATACCCCCGGAATGTATCGAGGGGTAATATTTGAGGATGCTACGATGTTAATCGATTTTTATAAGGAATAA
- a CDS encoding (Fe-S)-binding protein — MAYLEQIGFLILLGISGWLIYKRVSFIKRNINMGQSYKPKGPSSERFKKMMLLAFGQKKMFDKPVAGIMHFLIYIGFVLINIEVLEIILDGIFGTHRLFAPVLGSFYSTLINFFEILALGVIVSCLIFLIRRNVLSIDRFHKSEMTAWPKLDANLILIIEIVLMFAILSMNANDQILQNAGAEHYTETGSLFISEMLIPLYNGMSVEMNLLLERFFWWIHIAGIFAFAVYVTYSKHLHIFMAFPNTYFSNLSAKGKIKNMDDVSNEVKIMLGMQQPEGDAPPPSSFGAKDVNQLSWKNLMDAYSCTECGRCTAECPANITGKKLSPRKIMMDTRDRMEDAGKHGLENGKFLLGDFIKEEEIMACTSCNACVEACPVSINPLEIILELRRYKVMEESKTPPEWTAMMTNIENNFAPWAFSPSDRFNWANELKSEN, encoded by the coding sequence ATGGCATATTTAGAACAAATAGGTTTTTTGATATTACTCGGAATTTCCGGATGGTTAATTTATAAGAGAGTAAGTTTCATTAAGAGAAATATAAATATGGGGCAGTCCTATAAACCCAAAGGGCCTTCCTCGGAGCGTTTCAAAAAAATGATGCTATTGGCTTTTGGCCAAAAGAAAATGTTTGACAAGCCGGTTGCAGGTATAATGCACTTCTTAATCTATATTGGCTTTGTGCTGATAAATATCGAAGTACTGGAAATAATTCTGGATGGTATTTTTGGTACTCATCGCCTATTTGCACCGGTTCTTGGCTCATTTTATAGTACTTTAATTAACTTCTTTGAAATTCTCGCCCTGGGAGTGATTGTTTCCTGCCTCATATTTCTTATAAGAAGAAATGTGCTGAGCATAGATCGATTTCATAAAAGTGAAATGACCGCCTGGCCTAAACTCGATGCAAACCTTATTCTCATAATAGAAATTGTTTTGATGTTTGCGATTCTATCCATGAATGCAAATGATCAAATACTTCAGAATGCAGGCGCTGAACATTATACAGAAACAGGTAGCTTATTTATTAGCGAAATGCTTATTCCTCTCTACAATGGCATGTCTGTCGAAATGAATTTGCTTCTTGAACGGTTTTTTTGGTGGATTCACATTGCGGGAATTTTTGCATTTGCAGTATATGTTACATATTCCAAGCATTTGCACATATTTATGGCATTTCCCAATACTTACTTTAGCAATCTTTCTGCAAAGGGGAAAATTAAAAATATGGATGACGTCAGCAATGAGGTAAAAATAATGCTGGGAATGCAACAGCCGGAAGGCGATGCGCCTCCCCCTTCGAGTTTTGGTGCCAAAGATGTAAATCAGCTTAGCTGGAAAAACTTAATGGATGCATATTCCTGTACCGAATGCGGGCGTTGTACAGCGGAATGCCCGGCTAATATTACAGGTAAAAAGCTCTCACCCAGAAAAATTATGATGGATACCAGGGACAGAATGGAAGATGCTGGAAAACACGGTTTGGAAAATGGTAAATTTCTTTTGGGAGACTTTATCAAAGAAGAAGAAATTATGGCTTGCACCTCCTGCAATGCCTGTGTTGAGGCATGCCCCGTAAGTATCAATCCACTTGAAATAATATTGGAGCTGAGAAGGTATAAAGTCATGGAAGAATCCAAAACACCTCCTGAATGGACGGCCATGATGACAAATATTGAAAATAATTTTGCACCCTGGGCCTTTTCTCCTTCAGACAGGTTTAATTGGGCCAATGAATTAAAATCAGAAAATTAA
- a CDS encoding rRNA pseudouridine synthase, whose amino-acid sequence MKKPSRKKASPRSFPKKKNQTITPKENLKQESAEIRLNRYISNSGICSRREADKLIADGEVKVNGKVVMELGTKVGKDDRVEFKGKVIQPEKYVYLLLNKPKGFITTLSDPKDRKTVMELVSKATEQRIYPVGRLDRMTTGVLLFTNDGDFAQKLIHPSMAVPKIYEVVLNRALKDEDLEKIKEGTELEDGVVKVDDIAIVSSDAKSVGVKIHSGKNRVIRRLFEHYHYQVEKLDRVMFAGLDKKGISRGQWRYLSEKEIIRLKYFQ is encoded by the coding sequence ATGAAAAAACCTTCTAGAAAAAAAGCAAGTCCTCGCTCCTTCCCCAAAAAAAAGAACCAGACAATTACACCTAAAGAAAACCTAAAACAGGAAAGTGCTGAAATTAGGTTGAATCGCTATATTTCTAATTCGGGGATTTGTTCACGAAGGGAGGCAGATAAACTTATAGCAGATGGTGAAGTAAAAGTGAATGGCAAGGTTGTTATGGAGCTTGGTACAAAAGTTGGAAAAGACGACAGGGTTGAATTTAAAGGTAAAGTCATACAGCCGGAGAAGTATGTCTATCTTCTTCTAAACAAACCCAAGGGATTTATTACTACACTCAGTGATCCGAAAGACAGGAAAACCGTAATGGAGCTTGTGTCAAAAGCCACTGAACAGCGAATTTACCCGGTTGGAAGATTGGATAGAATGACGACCGGTGTCTTGTTATTTACGAACGATGGTGATTTCGCTCAAAAGCTAATTCATCCCAGTATGGCTGTTCCAAAAATTTATGAAGTTGTTTTAAACCGGGCTTTAAAAGATGAAGACCTTGAAAAAATCAAAGAGGGAACCGAGCTTGAAGATGGTGTAGTAAAGGTAGATGACATCGCGATAGTATCAAGCGATGCCAAAAGTGTTGGGGTAAAAATTCATTCCGGTAAAAACAGGGTGATCCGCAGGCTTTTTGAACATTATCATTATCAGGTGGAAAAATTGGACAGGGTAATGTTTGCCGGACTCGATAAAAAAGGGATAAGCAGAGGCCAATGGAGATACCTCAGTGAAAAAGAAATTATACGATTAAAATATTTTCAATAA
- a CDS encoding RsmD family RNA methyltransferase: MLPEAAFDQEINSFIKKYHEADLSQILLKRPGKKEWDWIWIGQQIEGYQKAKKKIPSIAANSQIIYPKRVSIQQCSSDLTANFKATILKGKKCLDLSGGFGIDTIHLSHKFDSCIYIEQDEQLCEIMTHNAKVLGLEKKIEIRNTKAETFLKETEEQFDLIYIDPARRDTQGKKVYRFSDCSPDVIMHLDLLRRKSKKVLVKAAPMLDISQGVRELQYVQEVFVLANSRECKELLFLLGTEQNNNPSITAIQLDTEKSFSFFADEEILMDAKLSINGSYLYNPGPSISKSGGYKSLAKSFDLSIANPNTHLFFSNEIRKDFPGRVYKINMMIKYGERYKFGNKKSTVFLKNVNLEKKDILRKYNLKEGDEQFIFAFTASNGKILLAHCDKIGL, encoded by the coding sequence ATGCTTCCTGAAGCAGCCTTTGATCAGGAAATAAACTCTTTTATTAAAAAATACCACGAAGCGGACTTAAGCCAAATATTATTAAAACGTCCAGGTAAAAAAGAATGGGATTGGATTTGGATCGGCCAACAGATTGAAGGTTATCAGAAAGCAAAGAAAAAAATACCTTCCATTGCTGCAAATTCGCAAATAATTTATCCAAAAAGAGTATCCATTCAACAATGCAGTTCCGATCTCACCGCAAACTTTAAAGCCACCATACTAAAAGGGAAAAAATGCCTCGATTTAAGCGGCGGATTTGGAATTGATACCATACATCTCTCCCACAAATTTGATAGTTGTATTTATATCGAACAGGACGAACAATTATGTGAAATCATGACACATAATGCAAAGGTTCTGGGGTTGGAAAAGAAGATTGAGATTAGAAATACTAAAGCAGAAACGTTTTTAAAAGAAACGGAAGAGCAATTTGATTTGATCTATATCGATCCAGCCAGGAGGGACACACAGGGTAAAAAAGTTTATCGGTTTTCTGATTGCAGTCCGGATGTAATTATGCACTTGGACTTGTTGAGACGTAAATCAAAAAAAGTACTAGTAAAAGCAGCCCCAATGCTCGACATCAGTCAAGGCGTCAGAGAATTGCAATACGTTCAGGAAGTTTTTGTTTTGGCCAATTCCAGGGAATGCAAGGAATTGCTTTTTTTGTTGGGTACCGAACAAAATAATAATCCCAGTATTACAGCCATACAACTGGATACTGAAAAAAGCTTTTCATTTTTTGCCGATGAAGAAATTCTAATGGACGCAAAATTATCAATTAATGGCAGCTATTTGTACAATCCGGGTCCTTCCATTTCAAAATCAGGCGGTTATAAATCTTTGGCGAAATCATTCGATTTAAGCATTGCCAATCCCAATACCCATTTATTTTTTTCAAATGAAATTAGAAAGGATTTTCCGGGTAGGGTCTATAAAATCAATATGATGATTAAGTATGGAGAGCGCTATAAATTCGGAAATAAAAAGAGTACCGTATTTTTAAAAAATGTCAATCTGGAGAAAAAGGATATTTTGAGAAAATACAATTTAAAAGAAGGGGATGAGCAATTTATTTTTGCTTTTACTGCCTCAAATGGGAAAATCTTATTGGCCCATTGTGATAAAATAGGCCTTTAA
- the scpB gene encoding SMC-Scp complex subunit ScpB — MDFLQNHIESLIFCAREPITIEEIRSCLTEMFDAEVPEKDISKSIEISIKKYSDEEFPFEIVKSGGGYQFLTKPSYQASISILLKQKSKKRLSQSAIETLSIIAYKQPITKSGLEAIRGVGCDYTIQKLLEKELIAIKGKAESVGRPILYGTSDRFLDYFGINSLSELPTIKDFKTEDNEIGEVNEG, encoded by the coding sequence TTGGATTTTCTCCAGAATCACATTGAATCCCTGATTTTTTGTGCTCGGGAACCGATTACAATCGAAGAAATACGTTCTTGTCTGACGGAAATGTTTGATGCGGAGGTCCCCGAAAAAGATATTAGCAAATCCATTGAAATTTCAATTAAGAAATATTCTGATGAAGAATTTCCCTTTGAAATTGTTAAGTCGGGAGGTGGATATCAGTTTTTGACGAAGCCTTCCTATCAGGCCAGTATTTCGATTCTGTTAAAGCAAAAATCCAAAAAAAGATTATCGCAATCGGCCATCGAGACGCTTTCGATTATTGCTTATAAACAACCCATTACTAAATCCGGTCTTGAAGCTATAAGAGGTGTAGGATGCGACTATACAATTCAAAAGCTTTTGGAAAAAGAACTAATTGCAATTAAGGGAAAAGCAGAATCCGTTGGCCGTCCAATTTTATACGGAACATCAGATCGATTCCTTGATTACTTTGGAATAAATTCACTATCGGAATTACCAACCATCAAGGATTTCAAAACAGAAGATAATGAAATAGGCGAGGTTAATGAGGGATAA
- a CDS encoding lamin tail domain-containing protein — translation MKALVIFVLLCFMVQSALSQFIENFDDGDFTHNPVWVGDSVFFQVNDSNELQSLGPGISTEIYLSSNFEMSPNSIWEFEAKLDFATSSSNYARFYLSANQTDLKNNLHGYYIKLGGESGSDDGIDLYLQQDAIHTKIIDGLPGFFGRDSNAIQIKVIKSFPGEWTLFADTSLQNNYVFQGQTHDNSIAIKNNLGFYCKHSSTRSDKFYFDNIEIRDGPFELIECSALNDSTIEVIFSNPIDTFSGANPANYFISNGISILSANYFQDSFPNRIILYTDKRLNAGNYTLSLSNISDRQNQWIQYDSCTFSFYPLPEISKLLFNELMYDPIPVVGMPDVEYVELLNISSGTVNLKGIKYSDATTEITFSEVLLDSGEQLILCSIEDTALFQWYGNVYGLDTWPSLNNSGDVLTLLSPENIILDQIAYDAGWSDGSAKDEGGWSFERINPFKKCTDNQNWAYSLNSAGGTPGELNSVYNPTPDLSGPKLELIEVFNSTYLRLQFDEILKSEQNPLNFIRLEPINQINSFLILENFIELSLLNPLDSGIINQMRIDSVFDCEGNLSLNLNASFGIGKSPALFDLVISEIMIDPEPQNSLPSTEYIELFNTSDNIISFNSLFIISEEDSATLPAISIYPGEYLILCPSSKFEEMSEIAKAVKLSPWTSLKNNEDKIYLKLGSITIHKVHYSADWIRDTDKREGGWSLEMMDTNNPCAEESNWDASIDPDGGTPGRINSIQYDKPDLLPAQINNIEIISNTELDIHFNEWLDFSYLHLGNINIDPDNEVKAMNSDERISKKLILTLDKTLKNNTVYTLSLAQIADCVHNFSDLEKTFILPESPEKNDLIINEILFNPPQDVSEYIEIYNRSSKNINLENTILTYYNFDGQLKSQNIISEENYVINAFEFLTLCEDSISIIQHFPKRGSAYLELSSFPTLTNESGQISIIDSNHVQIDSVLYAEEFHFELIDDVKGVSLERVSSEISGLQTDNWASASESFGFGSPGLLNSKSIERLVTDDFVHIEPLLFSPDGDGYKDLLHIRFNTDISDAIVNINIYDTKGNLVKNLANNSTLAYSNDFIWDGINDYGEKSKIGNYIILFDLFDLEGNRNKIKKVFSLGGQI, via the coding sequence GTGAAGGCCCTGGTAATTTTTGTTTTACTGTGTTTTATGGTTCAATCAGCCCTGTCTCAATTCATTGAAAATTTCGATGATGGCGATTTTACGCATAATCCTGTTTGGGTTGGAGATTCAGTTTTTTTTCAGGTAAACGACAGCAATGAATTACAAAGTCTTGGACCGGGAATTAGTACAGAAATCTATCTCAGTTCAAATTTTGAAATGAGCCCGAATTCAATCTGGGAATTTGAAGCCAAACTTGATTTTGCCACTTCATCGAGTAATTATGCAAGGTTTTATTTAAGTGCGAATCAAACTGATCTCAAAAACAATCTCCATGGTTATTATATTAAATTGGGAGGCGAAAGCGGTTCCGATGATGGCATAGACCTTTATCTTCAACAGGATGCAATTCATACGAAAATAATTGACGGTTTGCCCGGCTTTTTCGGTCGCGACAGCAATGCAATACAAATCAAAGTAATTAAGTCATTCCCGGGAGAATGGACGCTTTTCGCTGATACTTCTTTGCAAAATAATTATGTATTTCAAGGGCAGACTCATGATAATAGCATAGCCATCAAAAACAATTTAGGCTTTTATTGCAAACACAGTTCCACGCGAAGTGATAAGTTCTATTTTGATAATATTGAAATCAGGGATGGTCCATTTGAATTGATAGAATGTTCTGCTTTAAACGATTCAACAATTGAAGTAATTTTTAGTAATCCTATCGATACCTTCTCAGGGGCAAATCCTGCGAATTATTTCATTTCGAATGGAATTTCAATACTATCAGCTAATTATTTTCAAGATTCATTTCCAAACAGAATCATTTTGTATACTGATAAAAGGTTGAATGCCGGAAATTATACTTTAAGCCTTTCAAATATTTCTGACCGGCAAAACCAATGGATTCAATACGATTCCTGCACTTTTTCATTTTACCCCCTTCCTGAAATTTCCAAATTGCTTTTCAATGAACTAATGTATGATCCAATCCCGGTGGTAGGAATGCCCGATGTGGAATATGTGGAATTACTGAATATTTCATCGGGTACAGTAAATCTTAAAGGGATTAAATACAGCGATGCTACTACTGAGATTACCTTTTCAGAAGTTTTATTGGACAGTGGAGAACAGTTAATATTATGCTCCATTGAAGATACGGCTCTATTCCAATGGTATGGAAATGTATATGGGTTGGATACCTGGCCCAGCTTGAACAACAGCGGCGATGTATTAACTCTATTAAGCCCGGAGAATATTATCCTAGACCAAATTGCTTATGATGCAGGCTGGTCTGATGGCAGTGCCAAGGACGAAGGGGGCTGGTCATTTGAAAGGATTAATCCCTTTAAGAAATGTACTGATAATCAGAATTGGGCTTATTCGCTAAACAGTGCCGGAGGTACACCGGGTGAATTGAATTCAGTCTATAATCCCACACCCGATCTTAGCGGGCCAAAGCTGGAATTGATTGAGGTTTTCAATTCGACCTATCTGCGTCTTCAATTTGATGAAATACTAAAATCAGAACAAAATCCTCTCAATTTCATTCGATTGGAGCCAATTAATCAAATAAATTCATTTTTAATATTGGAAAATTTCATTGAACTATCACTTCTAAATCCATTGGATTCAGGCATTATCAATCAAATGCGCATCGACTCGGTATTTGATTGTGAAGGAAACCTTTCCTTGAACCTCAATGCCTCATTTGGAATTGGTAAAAGTCCGGCTTTATTCGATCTCGTAATTAGTGAAATAATGATTGATCCGGAACCACAGAATTCTCTTCCATCTACAGAGTACATAGAATTATTTAATACGTCGGATAATATTATCAGTTTCAATTCACTATTCATCATTTCAGAGGAAGATAGCGCAACCTTACCGGCGATTTCAATTTACCCCGGGGAATACCTAATTCTTTGCCCTTCATCCAAGTTTGAAGAAATGAGTGAAATTGCAAAAGCGGTCAAGTTGAGCCCCTGGACTTCCTTAAAAAATAATGAAGATAAAATTTACCTGAAGCTGGGGTCCATCACTATTCATAAAGTTCATTATTCTGCAGACTGGATTCGCGATACAGATAAAAGAGAAGGAGGCTGGAGCCTGGAAATGATGGATACAAACAATCCCTGTGCTGAAGAATCGAATTGGGATGCCTCAATCGATCCCGATGGAGGTACACCGGGCCGGATAAATTCTATCCAATATGATAAACCGGATCTTCTGCCGGCTCAAATAAATAATATCGAAATAATTTCAAATACTGAATTAGACATACATTTTAATGAATGGCTCGATTTCTCATATCTACATTTAGGAAATATTAATATAGACCCCGATAATGAAGTTAAAGCCATGAATAGCGATGAGAGAATTTCAAAAAAACTGATTTTGACGCTCGACAAAACATTAAAAAACAATACTGTCTATACTCTTTCGCTTGCTCAAATAGCCGACTGTGTCCACAACTTTAGCGATTTGGAAAAGACCTTTATCCTTCCCGAAAGTCCGGAAAAAAATGATCTTATCATCAATGAAATTTTATTCAATCCGCCTCAGGACGTATCGGAATACATTGAAATCTATAATCGCAGCTCAAAAAATATAAATCTTGAGAATACTATTTTGACTTATTACAATTTTGATGGACAGTTAAAATCCCAAAACATTATAAGTGAAGAAAATTATGTAATAAATGCCTTTGAGTTTCTTACGCTTTGTGAAGATTCGATTTCTATTATTCAACATTTTCCAAAACGAGGCTCGGCTTATTTGGAGTTGTCCTCATTTCCAACTTTAACAAATGAATCAGGTCAAATTTCCATCATAGATTCAAATCATGTGCAAATTGATTCAGTTTTGTACGCTGAAGAATTTCATTTTGAATTAATAGATGATGTAAAGGGCGTATCCCTGGAAAGAGTATCCTCTGAAATTTCAGGCTTACAGACCGATAATTGGGCCAGTGCAAGTGAGTCCTTTGGTTTTGGAAGTCCTGGTCTCTTAAATTCCAAGTCAATTGAAAGATTAGTTACAGATGATTTTGTCCACATCGAACCTCTTTTATTTTCTCCCGATGGGGATGGTTATAAGGACCTTCTTCACATTCGCTTTAATACAGATATTTCCGATGCCATTGTCAATATCAATATCTATGATACCAAAGGAAATCTCGTAAAAAATCTCGCCAATAATTCGACGCTTGCCTATAGCAATGATTTCATTTGGGATGGGATCAATGATTATGGAGAAAAATCAAAAATTGGCAATTACATAATACTCTTTGATCTTTTTGATTTGGAAGGAAACAGGAATAAAATTAAAAAAGTATTCAGCCTGGGGGGTCAGATTTAA